The following are from one region of the Amycolatopsis sp. QT-25 genome:
- a CDS encoding protein kinase: MRPEDGEALGGGSAGDVFALGPVALKVFPGRLDDRTRLLVERELERLSSLDGQFLVPDAIEDLPGGRCALRSELCTGSLLQLVGSAGRLPVSDTLVLGSALASTLATAHESGVVHGRLTPANVLFRASGEPVVNDFEHTLRPVFIRDPQHGSHLLAPERAATESADLHGLGVVLYLALTGVLPRPDRPPLHREDAPIDLLALIENLLADDPAARPPGAALVAEVLAGLVDEHSAAERPPVAVPPMIVANARPRKSVRPVLAIGTASVLAVAGWLLLPGLTDQTPPALARPAPHSVPPRAVSEPASRVELVPPIDRGSVVELSWRAPHGMDSAVVVTSETGEARTTLVRRLRTANVPVEPGRKYCFVVQVTDGRGIAESAAYPIRGAVCRK; this comes from the coding sequence ATGCGACCGGAGGACGGGGAAGCGCTCGGCGGGGGTTCGGCCGGGGACGTGTTCGCGCTCGGGCCCGTCGCGCTCAAGGTGTTCCCCGGCAGGCTGGACGATCGCACCCGGTTGCTCGTCGAACGAGAACTCGAGCGGCTTTCGTCGCTGGACGGGCAATTTCTCGTCCCGGATGCCATCGAAGACCTGCCCGGCGGCCGTTGCGCGCTGCGGAGCGAACTCTGCACGGGATCGCTGCTGCAGCTCGTCGGTTCCGCCGGGCGCTTGCCGGTATCGGACACGCTCGTGCTCGGTTCCGCGCTCGCTTCGACACTGGCCACGGCACACGAATCGGGGGTCGTCCACGGCAGGCTGACCCCGGCCAACGTACTGTTCCGCGCGTCGGGCGAGCCCGTGGTCAACGACTTCGAACACACCCTGCGCCCGGTGTTCATCCGAGATCCGCAGCACGGAAGTCACCTGCTCGCACCGGAACGAGCGGCAACGGAAAGCGCGGATCTGCACGGGCTCGGCGTCGTGCTGTACCTGGCGTTGACCGGGGTGCTGCCGCGGCCGGACCGCCCGCCGCTGCACCGGGAGGACGCGCCGATCGACCTCCTCGCCCTCATCGAGAACCTGCTCGCGGACGATCCGGCCGCGCGGCCGCCCGGCGCGGCCTTGGTGGCGGAGGTTCTGGCCGGGCTGGTGGACGAGCACAGCGCAGCGGAGCGGCCGCCCGTGGCCGTGCCGCCGATGATCGTGGCGAACGCGCGTCCGCGGAAGTCCGTCCGGCCGGTACTCGCCATCGGCACCGCGTCCGTGCTCGCCGTCGCCGGGTGGCTCCTCCTGCCGGGTTTGACCGACCAGACACCCCCGGCACTCGCTCGACCCGCCCCGCACTCCGTACCTCCGCGGGCGGTCAGCGAGCCCGCGTCCCGGGTGGAGCTGGTCCCGCCGATCGATCGCGGCTCCGTCGTGGAGCTGTCCTGGCGCGCGCCGCACGGGATGGACTCCGCCGTGGTCGTCACGAGCGAGACCGGCGAGGCGCGGACCACGCTGGTCCGGCGCCTGCGGACGGCGAACGTTCCCGTCGAACCTGGCCGGAAGTACTGTTTCGTGGTTCAGGTGACCGACGGACGCGGGATCGCGGAAAGCGCCGCCTACCCCATCCGAGGCGCTGTCTGCCGGAAGTGA
- a CDS encoding transglutaminase domain-containing protein, with amino-acid sequence MERPGVVTPRSGDVAVLGAAALGGLLFGPVFGLLPLLVPIGAVVLVTFGVTELGRRRPGLIPWRPVFAVVAGLLAVVETVLPATTAAGIPTGESVAVLAEGAVHGWQLTLQSTWPARPEPRLLAFVPLAVLLAAVLGIEVLHRLRRPLLALVPGLLVLVLSQAYVAVTGVAAVATGLGYAAIAGLALAGGGGAGWPRLLKLSLPAVVLGVAGALALTVADPLAKPAYSLKDDESVPLTEDAVVSPLSEVAYRSKNPAPQVFRHTGDTPASNRWPLAVLDGFDGSNWFPGGGFRRMGAEIAPGSDIEVPVTRRQAAIEVTGSPGPWLPGQASPASVTGIDVLVDEARGTLVAGRPVPSIRYTLAWWEPEVGAAALLGAGMARGPHGGLGGLGTVPPAIDELADRVLPTLRPSFQTAVALERHLAENYRLATGDDLPTGHGWPQLSRFLLEDKRGTSEQFAAAYVVLARLKGIPARLVVGYRVPERAEAEGVRVVRNADILAWPEVAVDKVGWIPLDPAGAAKQSGTGSASGIAAAVAEVRTQLPPEQKLQNPELPPGESEEDEPEAGAEWGTAAIVVAIGLAGLVVLWGAGVPAVTGVRAWRRRRRLGRAGVIAAWAEARDRLRAHGVPVTAGMTVRDLATSAAVFGQQSTVDGLGALARSVDAALWSGAAPDVAGEAWASVAEVRTGLKRRPWRARLRAAVDGRVLFPPRGG; translated from the coding sequence GTGGAACGACCTGGTGTGGTGACCCCGCGCAGCGGCGACGTCGCCGTGCTCGGCGCGGCGGCGCTCGGCGGGCTGCTGTTCGGGCCGGTCTTCGGTCTTCTCCCGTTGCTGGTGCCGATCGGGGCGGTGGTCCTGGTGACCTTCGGGGTCACCGAGCTCGGCAGGCGGAGACCGGGCCTCATCCCGTGGCGGCCGGTGTTCGCCGTGGTGGCCGGCCTGCTCGCGGTCGTCGAGACGGTGCTGCCCGCGACGACGGCGGCCGGAATCCCGACGGGGGAGTCGGTGGCGGTGCTCGCCGAGGGGGCGGTCCACGGCTGGCAGCTGACACTGCAGTCGACCTGGCCCGCCCGGCCGGAACCCCGGCTGCTCGCGTTCGTTCCGCTGGCCGTCCTGCTCGCCGCCGTGCTCGGGATCGAGGTACTGCACCGGCTCCGGCGTCCACTGCTCGCACTGGTGCCGGGGCTGCTCGTTCTGGTGCTGAGTCAGGCCTATGTCGCGGTGACCGGCGTCGCCGCGGTCGCGACCGGTCTCGGCTACGCGGCGATCGCCGGTCTGGCGCTGGCGGGCGGCGGAGGCGCCGGGTGGCCGCGCCTGCTCAAGCTGAGCTTGCCCGCCGTCGTGCTCGGTGTCGCCGGCGCGCTCGCGCTCACCGTCGCCGATCCACTGGCGAAACCGGCGTACTCGTTGAAGGACGACGAATCCGTGCCGCTGACGGAGGACGCGGTCGTGAGCCCGCTCTCCGAAGTGGCGTACCGGAGCAAGAACCCGGCGCCGCAGGTCTTTCGCCACACCGGGGACACTCCGGCGTCGAACCGCTGGCCGCTGGCCGTGCTGGACGGCTTCGACGGCTCGAACTGGTTCCCGGGCGGGGGTTTCCGGCGGATGGGCGCGGAGATCGCGCCGGGTTCGGACATCGAGGTCCCGGTGACGCGGCGTCAGGCGGCCATCGAGGTGACCGGTTCGCCCGGCCCGTGGCTGCCCGGACAGGCGTCGCCCGCGTCCGTCACCGGGATCGACGTGCTCGTGGACGAGGCGAGAGGGACCCTCGTCGCCGGTCGGCCGGTGCCGTCGATCCGCTACACCCTCGCCTGGTGGGAGCCCGAAGTCGGTGCGGCCGCGTTGCTGGGCGCGGGGATGGCACGTGGACCGCACGGTGGGCTGGGCGGCCTCGGGACCGTGCCCCCGGCCATCGACGAACTCGCCGACCGGGTCCTGCCGACGTTGCGGCCGTCGTTCCAGACCGCCGTCGCGCTGGAACGCCACCTCGCCGAGAACTACCGGTTGGCCACCGGCGACGACCTGCCGACCGGGCACGGCTGGCCGCAGCTGAGCCGTTTCCTGCTGGAGGACAAACGAGGCACGAGTGAGCAGTTCGCCGCCGCGTACGTGGTTCTCGCGAGGCTCAAGGGAATTCCCGCCCGGCTCGTCGTCGGCTATCGCGTGCCGGAACGCGCCGAGGCGGAGGGCGTGCGCGTGGTCCGCAACGCCGACATCCTCGCGTGGCCGGAGGTCGCGGTGGACAAGGTCGGCTGGATACCGCTGGACCCGGCCGGTGCCGCGAAGCAGAGCGGGACCGGCTCCGCGAGCGGAATCGCCGCCGCCGTGGCGGAGGTCCGGACGCAGCTTCCGCCGGAGCAGAAGTTGCAGAACCCAGAGCTTCCGCCGGGTGAGTCCGAAGAGGACGAACCGGAGGCCGGGGCCGAATGGGGGACGGCCGCCATCGTAGTGGCGATCGGGCTCGCCGGTCTCGTGGTGCTCTGGGGTGCGGGTGTGCCCGCCGTGACCGGGGTTCGTGCTTGGCGACGGCGGCGCCGGCTCGGCCGGGCCGGGGTGATCGCCGCTTGGGCGGAAGCGAGGGACCGGTTGCGGGCACACGGTGTTCCGGTGACCGCCGGTATGACGGTGCGCGATCTGGCCACGTCCGCCGCCGTCTTCGGTCAGCAGTCCACAGTGGACGGCCTGGGGGCACTGGCGCGATCGGTGGACGCCGCTCTGTGGTCCGGGGCCGCGCCGGACGTCGCCGGCGAGGCATGGGCGTCGGTCGCCGAGGTCCGCACCGGACTCAAGCGACGGCCGTGGCGCGCGCGCCTGCGTGCCGCGGTCGACGGCAGGGTCCTGTTCCCGCCGCGTGGCGGCTGA
- a CDS encoding protein kinase, translating to MSSASRPGPVATIVAGPGDTVLKVYPGSLDRRTRAALDREQAALSAAAHVPAILRVDEICTPAEGRIALRMPRCDRSLAGLAEPLPIRDALLVGEAVARALAAAHAAGVVHGSVTPGNVLLRYTGEPVVADFGVTLRRRFPHDPLHDLEFAAPETVRDQTMDERTDRYGLGAVLHLTLTGEPPHHAVVGEQPAVRIHRVLTEPVPPITRPDVPGELAALVAGLLAKDPERRPADADVQLSRLLDAAPPAIPLDLPAEPILVLEPPRPEQPPPETASGKRKYGVATGVIAGICAAVAVPWSLTTADNDAVVPGSRLPPAAPVEITLSPPVDHETFVELSWTSNAVLDYAVVLAEEGRREPLVIMVHRSEQRRVEVRPGLRYCFLIQGMNPQGTYESRPQPIRGAVCTP from the coding sequence ATGAGCAGCGCCTCCAGGCCCGGCCCGGTCGCCACCATCGTGGCGGGCCCCGGCGACACGGTCCTCAAGGTGTACCCGGGTTCGCTGGACCGCCGGACCAGGGCGGCACTGGACCGTGAACAGGCCGCTCTCTCCGCCGCCGCACACGTCCCGGCGATCCTGCGGGTGGACGAGATCTGCACGCCGGCCGAGGGCCGGATCGCCTTGCGGATGCCGCGCTGCGACCGATCCCTCGCGGGCTTGGCCGAACCCCTGCCCATCCGTGACGCGCTCCTCGTCGGCGAAGCCGTCGCACGAGCCCTCGCCGCCGCGCACGCGGCGGGCGTCGTGCACGGCTCGGTGACGCCCGGCAACGTCCTGCTCCGGTACACGGGTGAGCCGGTCGTGGCCGACTTCGGGGTGACACTGCGGAGAAGGTTCCCTCACGACCCGCTCCACGACCTGGAGTTCGCCGCTCCGGAGACCGTGCGGGACCAGACGATGGACGAGCGCACCGACCGCTACGGACTCGGCGCCGTTCTCCACCTGACCTTGACCGGCGAGCCTCCGCACCACGCGGTCGTCGGCGAACAGCCCGCCGTGCGGATCCACCGGGTGCTCACCGAACCGGTTCCGCCGATCACGCGGCCCGATGTCCCCGGCGAACTCGCGGCGCTCGTCGCCGGCCTGCTGGCCAAGGATCCGGAACGACGCCCGGCCGACGCCGACGTTCAGCTGAGCCGTCTCCTCGACGCGGCTCCGCCCGCCATCCCGCTCGATCTGCCCGCCGAGCCGATCCTCGTGCTGGAGCCGCCCCGGCCGGAGCAGCCACCACCGGAGACCGCGAGCGGGAAACGGAAATACGGCGTGGCGACAGGCGTCATCGCCGGGATCTGTGCGGCCGTCGCCGTGCCTTGGTCGCTCACCACCGCGGACAACGACGCCGTGGTGCCAGGCTCTCGGCTTCCCCCGGCGGCGCCGGTCGAGATCACCCTTTCCCCACCCGTCGACCACGAAACCTTCGTCGAGCTGTCGTGGACATCGAACGCCGTGCTGGACTACGCGGTCGTGCTCGCCGAAGAAGGCCGTCGGGAACCGCTGGTGATCATGGTGCACCGGAGCGAGCAGCGGCGGGTCGAGGTGCGGCCAGGGCTGCGCTACTGCTTCCTGATCCAGGGCATGAATCCCCAAGGCACCTACGAAAGCCGTCCTCAACCGATTCGCGGCGCCGTCTGTACTCCGTGA